Proteins encoded by one window of Longimicrobiales bacterium:
- a CDS encoding DUF4175 family protein, whose protein sequence is MRDSERRQTRNRILNVVRSVRWRWRVRLAIRGLVWVATVPGAVVFLSALALEQLRFTAEAVVWLRVLTWGTVAVSFLFFLVRPLLQKVTDTQVALYLEENEPSLEHAVTSVLDEGSGTASPALAERVTEIALEKAKRVDYGRRVEQSGLYRFAGALTGLVLLALATSLLGPEHLRHGLAALLLPATDAAVVNPYSVSVFPGDATIARGTDQMITAELGGFGAADAAIFTKGETEQSFQRLSMLRGLESSFEVLLLGVPEPTEYFVESNGVRSPTFTIDVADLPYVDQMDLTYYFPSYTGLPPRTVEGGGDVAALTGTVVELSIEPTMLTPAGRLLIDGEPIEDLTVGDDGSLSARFTLDEDGFYAIELARSDNGTLVAASPEYRIDVLTDMPPSINFSRPGRDMPASAIEEVYLEMTADDDYGIGDIRLVYSVNGGLEDTVSVFRAGGAPLAEVSTGHTMYLEEWELEVGDLISYYAIARDNRSVRSSRTVTSDIYFLSVRPFERAYREAEQQGGGGGGPEETALSDTQRQIIAATFNLIRQEDTYSDEEFRENINSVSLAQQRLQDQITTLLQRMQNRGLTQTDPGFRDVSALLPLADSAMTEVRQALESEGLRDALPHEQEALRYLQQAEETYERYVQMQEEQQGGGGGGGGQQAADDLADLFELELDKMKNQYETVQRGEQKQADNQVDELMQELQELARRQEQQAERQRRASQSQSGSSANGQTQRELADQTEEAARQLQRLAREMGDQDLEETARDLQQTAESMRQSAASSGSQGSADATSALRGLEEARRELQQARSGRARRDAEDAIADVEELQQQQREVQRDVRDLPTERGPERQAEIGRLRERKEQMNDVVQDLEQRLDGAASSGQADNPQAARALAEAATQIRESKLKEKLQYTRGTIEQWDPESAVTMELQIEGDLQALRDQLKRALNASSERAEDPLQEALDDTRDLVRGMEAMDRRLNEPGQGEGQQGQQGQGQGRQRGDANHLGGGGANDGWASDRSEDPFGNGAVRGNPRQFSTEEIRQYQSELRERSEQVMDLRSELDEVGMSTQDLDEVLALIRRFQDDELFSDPEALASLSDDMLNRLQRLEFGLRRDVEGEADRRATLTGADEVPDGYRRLVEEYYRALARGGSGPGGGR, encoded by the coding sequence ATGAGGGATTCCGAACGACGGCAGACGCGTAACAGAATTCTCAATGTCGTCCGTAGTGTGCGGTGGCGATGGAGGGTGCGGCTCGCGATTCGCGGGCTGGTCTGGGTTGCCACGGTGCCGGGCGCCGTTGTGTTCCTCTCGGCGCTGGCCCTCGAGCAACTCCGCTTCACCGCCGAGGCAGTGGTCTGGCTCCGAGTGCTGACCTGGGGCACGGTGGCAGTCTCGTTTCTTTTCTTCCTCGTTCGCCCACTTCTCCAGAAGGTCACGGACACGCAGGTCGCTCTTTATCTGGAAGAGAATGAGCCCTCGCTAGAGCACGCAGTCACCAGCGTGCTCGATGAGGGCTCCGGCACGGCGTCCCCGGCCCTAGCCGAACGTGTTACAGAGATCGCCCTCGAGAAGGCGAAGCGTGTCGACTACGGACGTCGGGTCGAACAGAGCGGTCTCTATCGCTTTGCCGGGGCGCTGACGGGCCTCGTCCTCCTGGCCCTGGCGACCTCACTTCTTGGCCCCGAGCACCTGCGACACGGCCTCGCAGCCCTGTTGCTTCCTGCCACGGATGCGGCGGTGGTAAATCCCTATTCCGTGTCGGTGTTTCCGGGAGACGCAACCATCGCTCGCGGGACCGATCAGATGATCACGGCTGAACTCGGTGGCTTCGGCGCGGCGGACGCAGCGATCTTCACGAAGGGTGAGACCGAGCAGTCCTTCCAGCGTCTGAGCATGCTCAGGGGGCTCGAAAGCAGCTTCGAGGTCCTGCTGCTGGGGGTCCCTGAACCCACCGAATACTTCGTCGAATCCAACGGCGTCCGGTCACCCACATTCACGATCGATGTGGCGGACCTTCCGTACGTCGATCAGATGGATCTGACGTACTACTTCCCATCCTACACAGGCTTGCCGCCGCGGACCGTCGAGGGAGGGGGCGACGTTGCCGCCCTGACCGGAACCGTGGTCGAGCTGTCCATCGAACCTACGATGCTGACGCCGGCCGGCCGGTTGCTCATCGACGGCGAACCGATCGAGGACCTCACAGTCGGGGACGACGGCTCACTCTCCGCTCGCTTCACGTTAGATGAAGACGGTTTCTACGCGATCGAGCTCGCACGCTCAGACAACGGAACCCTTGTAGCCGCGTCGCCTGAGTATCGGATCGACGTCCTCACGGACATGCCGCCTTCGATCAACTTCTCGAGGCCCGGCCGCGACATGCCCGCGTCGGCAATCGAGGAGGTTTATCTCGAGATGACAGCGGATGACGACTACGGGATCGGGGACATCCGCCTCGTCTATTCGGTGAACGGAGGTCTCGAGGACACTGTGTCCGTCTTCCGGGCGGGAGGGGCACCGCTCGCAGAGGTCTCCACCGGACACACGATGTATCTCGAGGAGTGGGAACTGGAAGTAGGAGACCTGATCTCCTACTACGCGATCGCACGCGACAATCGCTCGGTCCGATCGAGTCGCACAGTCACGAGTGACATCTACTTCCTGAGCGTCCGGCCTTTCGAGCGCGCCTACAGGGAGGCTGAACAGCAGGGTGGTGGTGGTGGTGGTCCCGAAGAGACCGCGCTGTCCGATACTCAGCGTCAGATCATCGCGGCGACGTTCAACCTGATCCGTCAGGAAGACACGTATTCCGACGAGGAATTTCGTGAGAACATCAACAGTGTGAGCCTCGCGCAGCAGCGACTACAGGACCAGATCACCACCCTACTCCAAAGGATGCAGAACCGGGGACTCACCCAGACGGACCCCGGCTTCCGAGACGTGTCCGCATTACTGCCCCTCGCAGACAGCGCCATGACTGAAGTACGGCAGGCGCTCGAGTCAGAAGGTCTGCGAGATGCCCTGCCCCATGAGCAGGAGGCGCTTCGGTACCTTCAACAGGCAGAGGAAACCTACGAGCGCTACGTGCAGATGCAGGAGGAGCAGCAGGGCGGTGGTGGTGGTGGTGGTGGCCAGCAAGCCGCGGACGACCTGGCAGACCTGTTCGAACTCGAGCTGGACAAGATGAAGAACCAGTACGAGACCGTGCAGCGTGGCGAGCAGAAACAGGCCGATAATCAGGTCGACGAGCTGATGCAAGAACTCCAAGAACTCGCCCGCCGCCAGGAACAGCAGGCTGAACGGCAGCGACGGGCCTCACAGAGCCAGAGCGGCTCGTCGGCCAATGGTCAGACGCAGCGCGAACTCGCTGACCAGACCGAAGAAGCCGCCCGTCAGCTTCAGCGCCTCGCTCGCGAGATGGGCGACCAGGATCTCGAAGAGACTGCCCGCGACCTGCAGCAGACCGCCGAGTCCATGCGCCAATCTGCCGCGTCTTCTGGATCACAGGGGTCAGCCGACGCGACCTCGGCGCTTCGGGGACTCGAGGAAGCTCGCCGGGAGTTACAGCAGGCCCGCTCTGGTCGAGCCAGACGCGATGCCGAGGACGCAATCGCCGATGTAGAGGAACTCCAGCAGCAGCAGCGGGAAGTCCAGCGCGATGTGCGCGACCTACCGACCGAGCGTGGGCCGGAGCGTCAGGCCGAGATCGGTCGCCTGCGTGAACGCAAGGAACAGATGAACGATGTCGTACAAGATCTCGAACAGCGGCTGGACGGTGCTGCGAGCAGTGGTCAGGCCGACAACCCGCAGGCGGCACGCGCGCTCGCCGAGGCTGCAACGCAGATCCGGGAATCGAAGCTCAAAGAGAAATTGCAATACACTCGTGGCACGATCGAGCAGTGGGACCCGGAATCTGCGGTCACGATGGAGCTCCAGATCGAGGGAGACCTCCAGGCGCTACGAGATCAGCTCAAGCGCGCCCTGAATGCGTCGAGCGAGCGAGCGGAGGATCCACTTCAGGAAGCCTTGGACGACACCAGGGACCTGGTCCGAGGCATGGAGGCGATGGATCGCCGTCTTAACGAGCCAGGCCAGGGTGAGGGCCAGCAAGGTCAGCAGGGCCAAGGGCAGGGAAGGCAGCGGGGCGATGCGAATCATCTCGGAGGAGGAGGTGCCAACGACGGGTGGGCCAGTGACCGGTCGGAGGATCCGTTCGGAAACGGCGCTGTCCGTGGGAATCCACGACAGTTCTCCACGGAGGAGATTCGGCAGTACCAGAGCGAGCTGCGCGAGCGGTCAGAGCAGGTGATGGACCTCCGCTCGGAGCTCGACGAGGTCGGCATGTCTACGCAGGATCTCGATGAGGTTCTGGCCCTGATCCGGCGCTTCCAAGACGACGAGCTGTTCAGCGATCCAGAGGCGTTGGCGAGTCTCAGCGATGACATGTTGAACCGTCTCCAGCGTCTCGAATTTGGTCTCCGCCGCGACGTCGAAGGCGAAGCCGATCGCCGGGCAACGTTGACCGGGGCCGATGAGGTACCGGACGGCTATCGACGCCTCGTCGAAGAGTACTACCGCGCGCTGGCTCGCGGGGGCTCAGGCCCCGGAGGCGGCCGCTAG
- the ettA gene encoding energy-dependent translational throttle protein EttA has translation MSGPQFIYHMHRLSKIVPPKREILKNVNLSFYPGAKIGVVGSNGSGKSSLLRIMAGLDTDFLGEAWAAKGTRIGYLPQEPQLNPDLDVRGNVELAVADTRNLLLKFEEVNLAFGTITSDEEMNDLIEKQAKLQDRIDATGAWELDRKIEIAMDALRLPPGDADVSTLSGGEARRVALCRVLLEQPDMLLLDEPTNHLDAESVAWLEHHLDAFTGTIVAITHDRYFLDNVAEWILELDRGEGIPWKGNYSSWLEQKQERLRLEEKTESVRQKTLGRELEWIRMSPKARQAKGKARLGAYEDLLGQDEREQIRTAEILIPKGPRLGNVVIKAQALSKGFGDRLLIDKLDFDVPPGAVVGIIGGNGAGKTTLFRMIVGDETPDTGSMETGQTVVLSHVDQSRDTLDAEKTVFEEVSGGVDVLNFGRAEVNSRAYLSWFNFRGADQQKKVGVLSGGERNRLHLAKLLKSGGNVMLLDEPTNDLDVDTLRALENAILDYAGCVLVISHDRWFLDRVCTHILAFEGDSSVVWFEGNYQEYEDDKRQRLGEAALQPHRVKYRPLVRD, from the coding sequence ATGTCAGGTCCGCAGTTCATTTACCACATGCATCGCCTATCGAAGATCGTCCCGCCAAAACGGGAGATCCTCAAGAACGTCAACCTCTCCTTCTACCCCGGTGCGAAGATCGGTGTAGTTGGGTCGAACGGGTCCGGGAAAAGTTCGTTGCTCCGGATCATGGCCGGGCTGGACACCGATTTCCTGGGCGAGGCGTGGGCAGCCAAGGGGACCCGCATAGGTTATCTGCCGCAGGAGCCGCAGCTCAACCCGGATCTGGACGTGCGGGGCAACGTGGAGCTAGCGGTCGCGGACACGCGCAACCTGCTCCTCAAGTTCGAAGAGGTGAATCTCGCGTTCGGGACAATCACCAGCGATGAGGAGATGAACGACCTCATCGAGAAGCAGGCGAAGCTTCAGGACCGCATCGACGCGACGGGAGCCTGGGAGCTCGACCGCAAGATCGAGATTGCGATGGACGCCCTGCGCCTGCCCCCGGGCGATGCCGACGTCTCAACGCTCTCCGGGGGAGAGGCCCGCCGCGTTGCTCTTTGCCGGGTTCTGCTCGAGCAGCCGGACATGTTGCTGCTGGACGAGCCCACCAACCACCTCGACGCCGAGTCCGTCGCCTGGCTGGAGCACCACCTCGACGCATTCACCGGCACAATCGTCGCGATCACTCACGACCGCTATTTCCTCGATAATGTCGCCGAGTGGATCCTCGAGCTCGACCGTGGAGAGGGGATTCCATGGAAGGGCAACTACTCGTCCTGGCTGGAACAGAAGCAGGAGCGCCTCCGTCTCGAAGAGAAGACAGAGTCTGTTCGGCAGAAAACGCTCGGTCGCGAACTCGAGTGGATCCGTATGTCGCCCAAGGCGCGACAGGCTAAGGGGAAGGCTCGCCTCGGCGCCTACGAAGACCTGCTCGGGCAGGATGAGCGTGAACAGATCCGCACGGCGGAGATCCTCATTCCGAAGGGCCCGAGGCTTGGTAATGTGGTTATCAAGGCCCAGGCGTTGTCGAAGGGGTTCGGTGATCGTCTGCTTATCGACAAGCTCGACTTCGACGTCCCGCCGGGTGCTGTAGTCGGAATCATCGGAGGAAACGGTGCAGGAAAAACGACGCTCTTCCGGATGATTGTCGGAGACGAGACGCCGGACACGGGGTCCATGGAGACCGGGCAGACCGTGGTCCTGTCGCACGTCGACCAGTCGCGGGACACGCTCGACGCCGAGAAAACGGTGTTCGAGGAAGTCAGTGGGGGAGTCGATGTGCTGAACTTCGGACGAGCCGAGGTGAATTCCCGCGCATACCTGTCCTGGTTCAACTTCCGTGGCGCCGATCAGCAGAAGAAGGTCGGCGTCCTCTCAGGCGGCGAACGAAACCGACTCCACCTCGCGAAACTGCTCAAATCGGGCGGTAACGTGATGCTGCTCGACGAGCCGACCAACGACCTGGACGTCGACACACTTCGCGCCCTCGAGAACGCGATTCTCGACTACGCAGGCTGCGTACTCGTGATTTCCCATGATCGCTGGTTTCTGGACCGTGTCTGTACGCACATCCTGGCCTTCGAAGGCGACTCGAGCGTCGTCTGGTTCGAAGGGAACTACCAAGAGTATGAAGACGACAAGCGGCAGCGCCTCGGCGAGGCTGCGCTCCAGCCACATCGAGTGAAATACCGTCCGCTTGTCCGCGACTGA